In the genome of Drosophila subpulchrella strain 33 F10 #4 breed RU33 chromosome 2L, RU_Dsub_v1.1 Primary Assembly, whole genome shotgun sequence, one region contains:
- the LOC119547159 gene encoding DNA repair protein complementing XP-G cells homolog has product MGVTGLWKLIEPCGKPVPVDTLEGKILAVDISIWLHQVVKGFQDNKGSALSNAHLLGLFHRLCKLLYYRVRPVFIFDGCVPQLKRDTIARRQQQRNKLSNEADRIQALLLQSLAKEKVVQQALGKNAELLLKSPIKRPPPAKKNDEDDLFKLPELPAASAGLDNTGEGSEQDTSTSDSSFDESTARHAYNSSLQAIDVKSQHFRNLPADVRHEILTDIKETRKQSSWGRLHELPARSDDFCSFQMKRLLKRRAVQEGLEQAEQEMGGTTLTYSELCDFFSEEGIVTPTAIEQSTRQISSDEHTRFLLVRDLKKKALESTKQQVKIEKIEEVPEEEDEKPSTSTKKESGEGSPLGTEFDEDLARALSMSMEETKVYDEKDYEYDSDQELRLNRAQSKQLRHAAKGPARAYMIEYGGMNDEEVGNILEATQLDDTQSLEKFLDLTTVPADMANDSIEEAKLISQAIEESKQISQAIEESKKSLQGDKVEIGDTDTDSDMEEVVETQEPVKGKETLEICVDITEDLKDSNDLFADIFEEEVKNLKNKDKTESDDDDDFIEVKDSEEMVLDSQDDGKPNKDKSMPETNQRKENTEEIIEVKDSQELIPLEVKNKPDLDSILSQLKKETAAVKNIQLNVTEEAEQKPKVELSSILDELKTKMAEVKNISLDQVKLSNNDSIVLSSDDEGALKTTKTTVPKEEVIELCDSDDNKNHRISPNKTPSKNKSIKDFFDTSYVVKRTPDKSPATDKTPPGTPKTPQPFFRKRTPKSGRKRANDGQDDSDEGVSPTKKSSKASKSLFEAKETEKEKTVDPEDLIKDAAEALKSQKTSEELQEMATNLAQERKELEIERNRQDRMGMSISQRMSMDCQELLRLFGIPYIVAPMEAEAQCAFLNATELTHGTITDDSDIWLFGGRTVYKNFFAQNKHVLEFRAEKIEQTFNCNRGKLIQLACLVGSDYTTGIHGIGAVTALEILASFSGQDANNPSVCNQSVLQTLIKFRDWWQAHKNSNLPPGSSARLSLRKKLKNIELHEGFPNGAVVEAYLAPTIDDNRDAFSWGTPDVESIREFARKSFGWTTSKTDDILMPVMKKINEKKTQGSILNYFTAKSALRVQQPQVSKRVQLAIDKMSGKIDDAETPEKPKKVTRAKRAKAASAAGDHVANAEGETKTARPKRGKRKAATETDVANTEQPSTSQLASKPEKCPRIPNTVEVIPQREKDLEQMRLNKAKAAEILKKSAKTNKK; this is encoded by the exons CAATCCCTGGCCAAGGAGAAAGTGGTGCAGCAGGCGCTGGGCAAGAATGCGGAGCTGCTGCTCAAGTCTCCAATTAAGCGGCCACCTCCAGCGAAGAAGAACGATGAGGATGACCTGTTCAAGCTGCCAGAACTTCCGGCTGCATCTGCGGGACTGGATAACACCGGCGAGGGCAGCGAGCAGGATACCAGTACTTCGGATAGCTCCTTTGACGAGTCAACCGCTCGACATGCCTACAACTCCAGTCTGCAGGCCATTGATGTGAAGAGTCAGCACTTTCGCAATCTGCCCGCCGATGTGCGGCACGAGATCCTCACGGACATCAAGGAGACGAGGAAGCAGTCCTCATGGGGCCGCCTGCACGAGTTGCCTGCCCGCAGCGACGACTTCTGCTCCTTTCAGATGAAGCGTCTACTTAAAAGACGCGCTGTACAGGAGGGCCTGGAGCAGGCCGAGCAGGAAATGGGTGGCACAACGCTCACCTATTCGGAGTTGTGCGACTTCTTCAGCGAGGAGGGCATCGTCACGCCCACGGCCATTGAACAGAGCACCCGGCAGATCAGCTCGGATGAGCACACACGATTTCTGCTGGTCAGGGATCTCAAAAAGAAGGCTCTGGAGAGCACCAAGCAGCAGGTGAAAATAGAGAAGATTGAGGAGGTGCCGGAAGAGGAGGATGAGAAGCCGAGCACCTCCACCAAGAAAGAATCCGGCGAGGGTTCTCCCCTAGGTACTGAGTTCGATGAGGATTTGGCCAGAGCATTGTCCATGTCAATGGAGGAGACCAAAGTGTACGATGAGAAGGACTATGAGTACGACTCGGACCAGGAGTTGCGCCTAAATCGGGCGCAGAGCAAGCAGTTGCGACATGCCGCCAAGGGACCTGCTAGGGCATATATGATTGAATACGGCGGAATGAACGACGAGGAAGTGGGCAACATCTTGGAGGCAACTCAGCTCGATGACACTCAAAGCCTTGAGAAGTTTCTCGATCTCACCACAGTCCCCGCTGACATGGCAAACGACTCAATTGAGGAGGCCAAACTAATTTCACAAGCCATTGAAGAGAGCAAGCAAATCTCCCAAGCGATTGAGGAAAGCAAAAAGAGTCTACAGGGGGATAAGGTGGAGATTGGAGATACAGATACTGACTCCGACATGGAGGAAGTTGTGGAAACTCAGGAGCCAGTTAAGGGTAAAGAGACTCTTGAGATTTGTGTTGACATCACTGAAGACCTCAAGGACTCGAACGATCTGTTTGCGGATATATTTGAGGAGGAGGTCAAGAATTTGAAAAACAAGGATAAAACTGAaagcgatgatgatgatgacttTATAGAGGTTAAGGATAGCGAGGAAATGGTATTGGATTCTCAAGATGATGGTAAACCAAACAAAGATAAAAGCATGCCAGAAACTAATCAACGTAAGGAAAATACAGAAGAAATTATCGAAGTGAAAGATAGCCAAGAACTTATTCCTTTAGAAGTGAAAAATAAACCTGATCTAGACTCAATTTTAAGCCAGCTAAAAAAGGAAACCGCTGCAGTTAAAAATATTCAGCTAAATGTAACTGAGGAGGCAGAACAAAAACCAAAGGTTGAACTGAGTTCCATATTAGACGAACTAAAAACAAAGATGGCCGAAGTTAAGAACATAAGCCTGGATCAAGTCAAACTAAGCAATAATGACTCCATCGTATTATCCTCAGACGATGAAGGGGCCTTAAAAACCACGAAAACCACCGTCCCAAAGGAAGAAGTAATTGAGCTGTGCGACAGCGATGATAATAAAAACCATCGCATATCACCTAACAAAACGCCCAGCAAGAACAAGTCCATTAAGGACTTCTTTGACACCAGTTACGTGGTTAAGCGAACGCCCGACAAATCACCAGCGACGGATAAAACGCCACCGGGAACACCCAAGACTCCGCAGCCCTTCTTCAGAAAAAGAACACCAAAGTCAGGGCGTAAAAGGGCTAACGATGGGCAGGATGATAGCGATGAGGGAGTTTCACCCACGAAAAAATCCAGCAAGGCTTCGAAATCACTCTTCGAGGCCAAGGAGACGGAAAAGGAAAAGACTGTAGACCCTGAG GATCTTATAAAAGATGCCGCTGAAGCCCTTAAATCACAAAAGACCTCAGAGGAGCTGCAGGAAATGGCCACCAACTTGGCCCAGGAGCGCAAGGAGCTGGAGATCGAGCGCAACCGGCAGGACCGCATGGGCATGTCCATCAGTCAGCGCATGAGCATGGATTGCCAGGAGCTGCTACGTCTCTTCGGCATTCCGTACATTGTTGCCCCCATGGAGGCGGAGGCGCAATGTGCCTTTCTCAACGCCACCGAGCTCACCCACGGCACCATCACGGATGACAGTGATATCTGGCTGTTTGGCGGTCGAACTGTTTACAAGAACTTCTTTGCCCAGAACAAGCATGTTTTGGAATTCCGGGCGGAGAAAATCGAGCAAACGTTCAACTGCAACCGGGGCAAACTGATCCAGCTAGCCTGTTTGGTGGGCAGTGATTACACAACCGGAATCCATGGCATTGGTGCTGTGACGGCCCTAGAGATTCTGGCCTCCTTTTCCGGGCAGGATGCCAACAATCCAAGTGTCTGCAATCAATCGGTGCTGCAGACATTGATCAAGTTTCGGGACTGGTGGCAGGCACACAAGAACAGCAATCTTCCTCCTGGAAGCTCCGCACGACTTTCACTCCgcaaaaaactgaaaaacatCGAACTGCATGAGGGATTTCCCAACGGCGCTGTGGTGGAGGCTTATTTGGCCCCCACTATTGACGACAATCGAGATGCATTTAGCTGGGGCACACCGGATGTGGAGTCAATAAGGGAATTCGCGCGAAAGTCTTTCGGCTGGACCACTTCGAAGACCGATGACATCCTCATGCCGGTTATGAAAAAGATTAATGAGAAGAAAACCCAAGGTTCCATACTCAATTACTTCACGGCAAAGAGCGCGTTGCGAGTTCAGCAGCCACAAGTCAGCAAACGGGTGCAATTGGCCATTGACAAGATGTCAGGAAAGATCGATGATGCCGAGACGCCGGAGAAGCCAAAGAAGGTGACACGCGCAAAACGGGCAAAGGCAGCTTCGGCAGCGGGTGATCATGTAGCCAACGCGGAAGGAGAGACCAAAACTGCCCGTCCCAAACGTGGCAAACGAAAGGCTGCGACTGAAACGGATGTGGCGAATACGGAACAACCTTCTACATCACAGCTGGCTTCAAAGCCAGAGAAATGTCCTCGGATACCCAACACCGTAGAAGTGATCCCTCAGAGGGAAAAGGACCTGGAGCAGATGCGTCTCAACAAGGCCAAGGCGGCGGAGATTCTAAAGAAATCAGCTAAgaccaacaaaaaataa
- the LOC119547160 gene encoding uncharacterized protein LOC119547160, with protein sequence MAFKRNSGLPIPHRMHYKTLRMKGNKTKALGLQKRLHHLLEEKSTFVKTIHKMSLHQSRSLLAECIELIRRQNRQLQKNYRKDVRNEIRFKKLIRILVSHRSHSLFLKKSFNGLKSSIYEHVGGQIPNQTNEDDLQYKLQLIRMLTKGNFKEAEECIKVTRNIMGYHFGQARRKNRSKRRGPKSRFEKAIWEFFNSLEIQKGETKKDKDEIKKRPLPKGPYNVPKKREIVNKFPEDKGDEFKFNINLKGLNYKRMDINLSNESINNSIEDNEAYKVYHTRSADDFPESKVKIKVYPREKTDRIKTADSGENWHRRETPYIFPRELEYKSKKNEVSKKKNVRGKIGISSTNMSKSSPKRSPRKSPTTEEESLKNDQTEQHVEESNTENESTTITNPKLSKSHFRSFTYEKLKAAYRSHSLDTKRHVTPIKKKEKSDENLSKSGILIPSNYFQVTSVYNPSISDSLIFNKSTLPFLTRKVSTLFGIPSIKSWDGVGRYSAKPQLPMSSVATEIIKRLYEQRIITDEPKRYHRKIDLTRLHSNSFLGKISRYRPWDQMNAVLGDLLGKYKEWSGNARTPEETHKFKKILKWRYIHNVQKLLHNHLKQLKLELDGGRSETGSRKSQISFRSIRASYQVPYNYGSFAVVKNSSDTEISPIRPLHENFVRTQMDYLRSRIFDKDVERMDRMIMGRQVPINEEDLEIFKKYKFDPQHFNILILSIGRLMSDDRYEEKLPVLERNFQFITHQLQVLSREKRIQKMKKELRRAEEEVLSKTSGDSCHYERTDFNEAFLEKRREVWASYIAKQAKTPTEIVLEAVRKQKRKAQIAQKREEREQRKKQEPKILRKRRSPSALFRSPRRTHREQQVIEDMQQELESTKSKCSATSLCCRQCNRCGMIWTHRCSEGSTDETTEHLCPV encoded by the coding sequence ATGGCTTTCAAGCGAAATTCTGGTCTACCTATTCCTCACCGGATGCATTATAAAACCCTTCGCATGAAGGGGAACAAGACAAAAGCACTTGGCTTGCAAAAACGCTTACACCATCTTTTAGAGGAAAAGAGCACTTTCGTTAAGACGATCCACAAGATGTCCCTGCATCAGAGTCGATCCTTGCTCGCTGAGTGCATTGAGCTTATACGAAGACAAAATCGACAGCTTCAAAAAAATTATCGAAAAGATGTTCGCAACGAAATAAGGTTTAAGAAACTTATTCGGATATTGGTTAGCCATAGATCCCACagtttatttcttaaaaaaagtttcaacGGCTTAAAAAGCTCAATTTATGAGCATGTTGGTGGTCAAAtaccaaaccaaaccaacGAAGATGATCTACAATATAAACTGCAATTAATAAGAATGTTAACTAAAGGAAATTTTAAGGAAGCAGAAGAATGTATTAAAGTCACAAGGAATATAATGGGATACCACTTCGGGCAGGCGAGGAGAAAGAATAGGTCAAAAAGACGGGGACCAAAAAGTCGCTTTGAAAAAGCTATATGGGAGTTCTTTAATTCATTGGAAATACAAAAAGGCGAAACAAAAAAGGATAAggatgaaattaaaaaaaggccACTTCCAAAAGGACCTTATAATGTACCCAAAAAAAGGGAAATAGTGAACAAGTTTCCTGAAGATAAGGGGgacgaatttaaatttaatataaatttaaaaggattaaattataaaagaatGGATATTAATTTATCCAATGAGTCAATTAATAATTCCATTGAGGATAATGAGGCCTATAAAGTTTATCACACTAGAAGCGCCGATGATTTTCCCGAATCCAAggtaaaaattaaagtttacCCCCGTGAGAAAACCGATAGAATCAAAACAGCCGACAGTGGAGAAAATTGGCATCGTAGAGAAACACCTTATATTTTTCCAAGAGAACTTGAATACAAGTCAAAGAAAAATGAAGTaagtaagaaaaaaaatgtaagagGAAAAATAGGTATTAGCTCCACCAATATGTCAAAAAGTAGCCCCAAAAGGTCCCCAAGAAAGTCCCCGACCACTGAAGAGGAGTCTTTAAAAAACGATCAAACGGAACAACATGTGGAGGAAAGTAACACAGAAAATGAATCTACCACAATTACGAATCCAAAACTGAGTAAATCACATTTTCGATCTTTTACTTACGAAAAATTGAAAGCCGCATACCGTTCTCATAGTCTAGACACCAAGCGACACGTTAcaccaattaaaaaaaaagagaaatcCGATGAAAACTTATCCAAGTCCGGTATCCTGATTCCGTCAAACTATTTTCAAGTCACGTCAGTGTATAACCCTTCTATAAGCGACTCTCTGATATTTAACAAAAGCACTCTACCGTTTTTAACAAGGAAAGTTTCCACGCTTTTTGGAATACCTTCCATCAAATCATGGGATGGTGTGGGAAGGTATTCCGCAAAGCCGCAGTTACCCATGTCATCAGTGGCCACTGAGATTATCAAGCGTTTATATGAACAAAGGATAATAACGGATGAACCAAAAAGATATCACAGGAAAATCGATCTCACTAGACTGCATTCCAACAGCTTTTTGGGAAAGATTTCAAGGTATAGGCCCTGGGATCAAATGAATGCAGTGCTGGGCGATTTGCTTGGGAAGTATAAGGAGTGGTCGGGTAATGCTAGAACCCCCGAGGAAACTCATAAGTTTAAGAAAATTCTCAAGTGGCGATATATTCATAATGTGCAAAAGCTCTTACACAATCATTTGAAGCAGCTGAAGTTGGAGTTGGACGGCGGAAGGTCAGAGACTGGTTCCAGAAAGTCTCAAATTTCATTCAGATCTATTCGGGCCAGTTACCAGGTACCATATAACTATGGATCCTTTGCTGTCGTAAAAAATTCTTCCGACACAGAAATTTCACCAATAAGGCCTCTCCACGAAAACTTTGTCCGCACACAAATGGATTATTTGAGATCGAGGATTTTCGACAAGGACGTGGAGCGTATGGATCGCATGATCATGGGTAGGCAAGTGCCCATAAACGAGGAAGACCTCGAGAtctttaagaaatataaatttgaTCCTCAGCACTTTAACATCCTGATATTATCAATTGGTAGATTAATGTCGGATGACAGATACGAGGAGAAACTGCCAGTTCTGGAGagaaattttcaatttataaCCCATCAATTGCAAGTGCTTTCCCGGGAGAAAAGgatacaaaaaatgaaaaaagaaCTGAGAAGAGCAGAAGAGGAAGTATTATCTAAAACTTCTGGCGACAGTTGTCATTACGAGCGTACCGACTTTAATGAAGCCTTCCTGGAGAAAAGGCGGGAAGTGTGGGCATCATACATAGCCAAACAGGCCAAGACTCCCACAGAGATTGTTTTGGAAGCTGTCCGAAAGCAGAAACGAAAAGCTCAGATAGCCCAAAAAAGGGAAGAACGCGAACAGCGTAAGAAACAAGAGCCGAAAATCTTAAGAAAGAGGAGATCGCCCAGTGCTCTTTTCAGATCTCCAAGGCGAACGCATAGAGAGCAACAAGTTATCGAGGACATGCAACAGGAGCTGGAGAGCACCAAGTCGAAGTGCTCGGCAACATCTCTGTGCTGCCGGCAATGCAACCGGTGCGGCATGATCTGGACACACAGGTGTTCCGAGGGTTCCACCGATGAAACAACAGAGCACCTATGTCCAGTATAA